In Agrococcus jenensis, the genomic window CGCGGGCGCGATCGAGGTGCTGCTGCTGCAGCGGCCCGACCGCGGCGCGTTCGCGGGTGCCTGGGTGTTCCCCGGCGGCAAGGTCGAGCCGGTCGATCGCGTCGACGACGAGGAGACCACCGCGCGCAACGCCGCGGTGCGCGAGACGGCCGAGGAGTCGGGCCTCGTCGTGACGCCCGACGCGCTCGTGCCGCTCTCGCACTGGTCGCCGCCCGAGCAGCTCGCGACGAAGTTCATCACCTGGTTCTTCGTCGCCGAGGCGCCCGCGGGCGAGGTCGTGGTGCAGCAGGCCGAGGCCGTGGCCGCGCGGTGGATCCGCCCGGCGGATGCGCTCAAGCAGCACGGCGCCGGCACGCTCCGGCTGTTCCCGCCCACCTGGGTGACGCTCGACACGCTCATGGCCTACCCGACCGTCGATGCGGCGATCGCGGGCATCGGGCGGCACGAGCTGCGGCGCTACGCGACGAAGCAGGACCCCGAGCGCGGGCTTGCGATCTGGGCGGGCGATGAGGCCTACGACGGCCTGCCCGACACCGAGGAAGGCCCCCGCCACCGCCTCCACGTGGGGGCGCTCCCCTGGCGGTTCGAGCACCGCTGAGACGAGGGCCCCGCCGAGGTGCGGGCATCCACTAGCATCGCGCCCATGGCCGCCCCCGGTGCGTCGCGATCGATCGGTGCGTCGCGATCGATCGGCGCGTCGCGCTCGATCGGTGCGGCGGCGCTGCTCGCCGTGGCGGTGCTCTGCGGCTGCGCAGCGGACCCGGTGGTCGACGACTCCTCGACGCCGCCCTCATCGTCGCCGACCGCATCCCCGGCGGCATCCGCATCGAGCTCGCCCACGTCGATCGAGACCGAGCCGGACTGCCCCGCGCCGGCCCCGCCCGCCGCCGGCACCGCGTTCGACCAGGCGCTGCACGACGAGCTGGTGGCGATGCTGGAGCGCGATCAGGCCGGACGGCTCGGCACCGGCCCCGACGAGGAGGGCGATGCGGCGCGCACGGAGCGGCTCGCCGAGATCATCGCGGAGCACGGGTGGCCGACGTTCGACCTCGTGGGCGAGGACGGCGAGGACGCGGCGTGGGCGATCGCCCAGCACGCCGACCTCGATCCGGGGTTCCAGCGGTGCGCGCTCGAGCACCTGCGCGTCGCCGTCGACGCGGGCCAGGGGTCGCCCGGCAACCTCGCCTACCTCGACGACCGCATCCAGGCCGCGGCGGGTGCGCCTCAGCGGTACGGCACCCAGGTCGCCTGCACGGACGACGGGCCGGTGCCCGCGACGCCGCTCTCTGACCCCGACGGCATCGAGCGGATCCGCGCAGAAGCGGGGCTCGCGCCGTACGCCGACTACCTCGCCGAGATGGCCGAGATCTGCGCGCAGCCGGGATGACGGGGGCGCGGCGCGACCGTCCGCCCCGCACGGGGCCGGTTCAGGAGGTCGCGCCCGTCCCGTCCGACACGCGCTCCCAGCCCTCGATGCCGCCCGCCTCCACGACGAAGCACGGATGCGGCAGCGCGCGCACCGCGAGCGGCAGGCGGTCGGGGCTGCGCCCCGCGAGCTTCGCGCGCAGGTGCTGCAGCTCGTGCTCGAGCTGGCCGTCGGTGACCGCCATGAGCGGCGCCGGCCCCGGACGGTCGATGCGCGTCCGGTCGTAGGTGTAGCCGCGCGCATCCGCCTCGTCGGCGACGCGCGCGAGGTAGGCGCCGATGCTCGCGAGCGGATCCGGCTGCGCGCGGAAGCGCTCGAGCTGCGGGTGCCGCAGGTAGCCCTTCGTGCGCCCGGCGAGCACCGCCTGCGCGAGCAGTCCCTCCCGCCAGCAGGCGGTCAGCCCTTGGCGGTCGAGCAGCGCGGGGTGCAGCGACCAGATCCTCATCTGCTCGATGCTAGCCGCGCGAGGATCGCTCCGACGCCTCCGCGACCCCGACGAGGCGGCTCGCCATCGCCTCGAAGATCACGTGGTGCGCGGGCACGAGCGACCACCAGTAGAGGCGGCCGGTGAGGCCGCTCGGCAGGAAGATCGCGCGCTGGCGGTAGTGCGCCCCGTCGCCCTCCGGGGTCACCTCGAACTCGATCCACGCTCGTCCCGGCACCTTCATCTCGGCGCGCAGCCGCAGCAGCCGTCCGCGGTCGATGCGCTCGACGCGCCACCAGTCGACCGTGTCGCCCTCGCGCAGCCGGTCGGGGTCGCGGCGGCCGCGGCGCAGTCCGACGCCGCCGACGAGCCGGTCCGCGAGGCCGCGGAGGCTCCAGAGCAGCGGCACGGAGTACCAGCCGCGAGCGCCGCCGATCGACTCGACGACCGCCCAGACCGCAGCGGGTGACGCCGACGTGGTGCGCTCCCGCGCATCCTCGAACACCGTCGTGCCCGACCAGCGCGGATCGGTGGGCAGCGGATCCGACGGCGCGCCGGCCGCCGACGCCGAGCGCCAGCTCGACTCGATGTCGCCAGAGCGCTCGCGCGCGAGCGCGAGGCGCACAGCCCTGCGGTAGCCGGTGAGGCCGCCCTCGGGCGGCGGGATGACCGCGTCGATGCGCCGCTCCTCGACCACGCAGTCGTGCAGCAGCGAACCGATCAGCGGGATCGCGATCGCGCGCGGCACGGGGGTCACGAGGTTGACCCACTGGGAGGCGAGCCACGGCGTGAGCACCGGCAGCGGCGCGATCGGCCGCTGCGGCAGCCCGGCCTCGACCGCGTAGCCGTTCATCACCTGGCCGTAGCGCAGCACGTCCGGGCCGCCGATGTCGAAGGTGCCGTGCACGTCGCCGGGCACCGAGGCAGCCTCGACGAGGTAGTGCAGCACGTCGCGCACCGCGATCGGCTGCACGAAGTTGCGCACCCAGCGGGGCGCGGGCATGTAGGGCAGCACGTCGGTGAGGTGCCGGATCATCTCGAAGGAGGCGGAGCCCGAGCCGATCACGATGCCCGCCTCGAGCACGATCGTCGGCACGCCGGAGGCGAGCAGCACGTCGCCCACCGCGACGCGCGACGCGAGGTGCTTCGACAGGTGCTCCCCCTCGGGGTGCAGCCCCGACAGGTAGACGATGCGCTGCACGCCCGCCGCCTTCGCCGCCGCAGCGACGTGCCGGGCCTGCACGAGCTCGGCCTTCGCGAAGTCGCCGCCGGCGCCCATCGCGTGCACGAGGTGGTAGACGACGTCGATGCCCTCCATGACGCGCTGCACGTCAGCCGGCGCCTCGAGGTCCCCGCGGACGATCTCGACCGCATCCGCCCACGCGGCGTCGCGCAGCCGCCCGGGGTCGCGGGCGAGCACGCGCACGGTGTGCCCCGCCTCGACGAGGCGCGGGGCGAGGCGGCCGCCGACGTAGCCGGTGGCGCCGGTGACGAGCACGTGTCGGCCGGTCATCGCACGCCCATCGCCCACAGGATGCAGACCATCGTCACCACGAAGCCGGCGGCGTAGTTGACCCACAGGAACCGCCGCCAGCCGCGGTTGGCGGCGGCGCTCGCAGCGTCGGTGACGCTCCAGAACGGCGCGGCGAGCACGATGTAGGGCAGCGCGACGGCGGCCGCGACCCACGCGGGCCACGGCGTGAGCAGCGTGAGCGCGCCGGCGGCCGCCCAGAGCGCGATCGCGAGCCGCACGGTCGCGCGGGCGCCGAGCGCGGTCGCGATCGAGCCGATCCCGGCCTCGCGGTCGGGCACGACGTCCTGCACGGCGCCGAAGGCGTGGCTCGCCATCCCCCAGCAGAAGAAGGCGGCGAGCACCGCGGCGAGCTGCGGGCTCCAGTCGGCGCCCGCGAGCACGAGGCCGTAGACGGCGGGGCTGACGAAGTGGGTGCTCGAGGTGATCGAGTCGAGCAACGGCACCTCCTTGAAGCGCAGCCCCTTCGCGGAGTAGGCGACGACCGCGAAGAGGCTCACCGCGAGCACCGCCCACGACCCGGGCCCACCGAGCGCGAGGAGCACGAGCACGAACGGCGCCGCGAGCCCGACAGACCACGCGAGCGTCGCGCGGTGCGTCGAGGGCGGCAGCAGCGCGCCCTCGACGCCGCCCTTCCGCGGGTTCTTCGCGTCGGACTCGTAGTCGAAGACGTCGTTGATGCCGTACATCGCGAGGTTGTACGGCACGAGGAAGAAGAGCGTGCCGATGACGAGCCGGGCGTCGACCTCGCCGGTGGTGAGCAGCATCGCGGCGGCGAACGGGAAGGCGGTGTTGACCCAGCTGACCGGCCGGGAGGCGAGCAGCAGGCGGCGACCGAGGCCGGCCGCGCGATCGACCTCAGGCATCCGCGCGCTCCCCGGCTCCCGCGCCGCCGGGCGCGCGCTCCGCCCAGCTAGCGCGCGCCGCGCGCGACGAGCGGATGCGCGTCGGCAGCAGCCGCCAGAGCGCGACCACGACGAAGAGGGCGATGAGCGCGTAGGCGAGGTCCTCGACGGGGGCGAGGCCGAGGCGCGGGCCGAGGAGCAGGGCGTCGTCGTAGCGGAAGAGGTCGATCGCGATCATGGCCGAGTCGAAGGCGATCGTGAGGGTGAGCAGGATCGCGGCGGCGATCGCGAGCGACGCCCAGCTGCGGCGACGGCGGCGGAGCGCGACGACGACCGCGACGATCGCGGCCGCCAGCAGCGGCGCGAGCAGCAGCGCGTAGGTCACGACGCCTCCCTCGTCCGGCGCGACACGAGCACGCGCTCCGCGCCGGTGAAGGCGACGAGCGCGACGTATGCGAGGAAGAGCAGGAAGGCCAGCTCCTCGATCGGCAGGTGCGGCAGCACCTCGATGCCCGTCATCCAGGGCGACGCGCCGAGCCGGAAGTTGCCGGTCGCGATGGCTGCGAGGTCGAAGCCGACCATCACGAGCGCGGTCAGCACCACCGCGAGCAGGGTGCGCGGGGCGTCGCGGAAGAGGGCGAGGCGGTAGCGGGCGTCGAGCGCGCCGGTGCCGAGCGCCGCGACGGCGATCGCGCCGAGGTACGCGAGGCTCATCGGGTGCCCTCGGCCGCGGGCGCGAGCGGCTGCAGCGGGCCCGTCGAGCGGTCGCCCCGCACGTGCTTCACGACGAGCTCCGCGGAGATCAAGCACATCGGCACGCCGATCCCCGGCACGGTCGTCGAGCCGGCGAGCAGCAGGTCGCGCACGCGCGGGTGCTTCGTCGAGCCGCGCAGGAACGCGCTCTGCCGCAGCGTGTGCGCGGGGCCGAGGGCGGTGCCCCGCCACGCGTCGAAGTCGGCGGCGAAGTCGGCGGGGCCGACCGTGCGGCGCGTGACGATGCGGCCGGCGAGGTCGTCGATGCCCGCCCACTCGGCGATCTGCGCGATCGCCCGGTCGGCGATGGCCTCGACAGCCGCGTCGCCCGCGCCGTCGACGCCGCCGGCGCCCAGGCGCACGTCGGCGGGCACGGGCACGAGCACGAAGAGCGCCTCGTGGCCCGCCGGTGCGACCGAGGGGTCGGTCGCGGAGGTGCGGCTGACGTAGAGCGACGCGGGATCGGTCACGCCGTCGGCGGGGTCGGCGGCGGGCGGCCCGAAGATGCGGCGGAAGCCCTCCTCCCAGTCGCGCGTGAAGAGCAGCGTGTGGTGCTCGAGCTCGGGGACCTGCCCCTCGACGCCGAGCATGACGAGCACGGCGGACGGGCCGGCGACACCGCGCGCCCAGCGGCGGCGCCCGCGCTCGGCGAGGCCCGGCACGTGCGCCAGCAGCTTCGTGTCGGTCGCGTGGCCGTCGGCGGCGGACACCACGAGGTCGGCGTCGATGCGCTCGCCGCCGGCGAGCACGACGCCCCGCGCCGCGCCGTCCTCGACGAGGATGCGCTCGACGCGCGAACCGGTGCGGAGCGTCGCGCCCGCCTCGGTCGCGAGCCGCGCGACGGCCTCCACGATCCGCGTGAAGCCGCCCTGCGGGTACCAGACGCCCTCGACGAGGTCGAAGTGGCTCATCAGGTGGTACATCGAGGGCGCAGACCTCGGCTCCGTGCCCAGGAACACGGCCGGGTAGCCGAGCGCCTGCCGCAGCCGCCGGTCGCGGAACGAGCGCGCGATGCGCGACTCGAGCGACTCCACGAGCAGCCGGGCGAGGGTCGGGAAGCGGCGCGCGAGCCCCATCCCGGCGAACGCGCTGGGCGAGTCGAACCGGTTGGAGAGCAGGCCGCCGGTCGCGAGCGCCGCGGTCTCGGTCGCGGAGTCGAGGTAGCGGCGCAGGCGCGCGCCGGCACCCGGCTCGATCGCCTCGACGCGCTCGATCGTGGTCGCGAGGTCGCCCGAGATCTCGAGCGCCTCGGGCTCGCCCTCGAACAGCACCTTGTAGGCGGGGTCGAGGCGCACGACGTCGAGCTCGGCGTCGAGGCTCGATCCGAGCATCCGGAAGGCCTGCTCGTACGGCTCGCGCATGAGCATCCACGACGGGCCGGTGTCGAACGTGAAGCCGCGCGAGCGCCACACCCCTGCGCGGCCGCCGAGCGCGTCCGACTGCTCGACGAGCGTGACGTCGTGCCCGTCGCGCGCGAGCAGGCCGGCGCTCGCGAGCCCGGCGATGCCGCCGCCGATGACGACGATGCGGCTCATCGGACGGGCTCCGGCCGCGGCATCCGGACCGACGACGCAGAGGCGCGCGCCAGGCCCGCGCCGAGCGCCGCCCGGGCGATGATCGCCGCCTTCTCGGTGCGCGGCACGCTGATCCGCCGCGCCGGCAGCTCGGCCGCGGGGGTCGCCCGGATGCGGCGCGCGAGCGAGGCGAAGAGGTCGTGCGCCGCCGTGACGGCGGGCCGTGCCTCCCGCGGCAGGCTCGGGATCGTGCCACGGGCGATGCGCAGCTCGCCCTCGAGCCGGTCGAGCACGCGACCCACGGCCTCGTCGGTGGGATGCGCTGGGTCGAGCCCCGGCAGGTACGTGCGGCCGAGCCCCTGGGCGTCGGCGCCGAGGTCGCGCAGGAAGTTGACGACCTGGAAGGCGCTGCCGAGCGCTCGGGCGCCGCGCGCCACCCGCCGCGCCTCGGCGTCGGGCAGGCTGTGGCCGACGGTGAAGCAGCGCACGCACATGATGCCCACCACCTCGGCGGAGCCGTAGACGTACTGCCGCAGCTCGCGGTCGTCGGCGAACGCGACGGGGTCGAGGTCGCGGCGCATGGCGGCGAAGAACGGCGCGGTCTGCCCGCGGTCGATGCCGACCCTGCGGGCTGTCTCTGCGAACGCGTGGACGACGAGGTCGGCGCTGAAGCCGGTCGCGATCGCGCGCTCGACCTCCTGCTCGAGCCCGTCGAGCACGCGGCGGCACGCGGCCACGTCGAGCCCCGACTCGGCGCCCGGGCCGTCGACGATCTCGTCGGCGACGCGCACGAGGGCGTAGACCGTCTGGATGTCGCCGCGCATCGCGGGCGGCAGCAGCCGGCTCGCCATGCCGAACGAGGTCGAGTATGCGGCGATCACCGCGGAGCTCGCCCGCCGCGCGGTCGCGGTGTAGAGCTCCAGGCCCGTCATCGTCCGCGCTCCGCGCAGCGGCCGACGATCGTGGTCAGCTCGGCTCGCAGGCGCTCCTCGATCGGTGCGGCCTCGAGCAGCGCCTTCACGGCCGCGCACTCGGCGTCGATGCGCCGCTCGACCTCGTCGAGCGCCCCGCTGCCGCGCATGACGGCGCGGATGCGGGCTGCGGCGCCCTCGTCGGCCGTCGGGTCGCCGTAGTGGTGCGCAACGCGCGCCCACGACGGGTCGCGGCTCGCGAGCGCCGAGAGCAGCGTCGGCGCTCCGGCGCGGATGTCGCTGAGCACGCTCTTGCCCGTGACCGCCTCGTCGCCGAAGACGCCGAGCACGTCGTCGCGCAGCTGGTAGAGCACGCCCATCCGCAGGCCGATCGCGCCGAGCTCGGCGATCACAGCCTCGTCGCGACCACCGAGCACCGCGCCCAGCTCGAGCGGTGCGCGGAAGGAGTAGTCGGCCGTCTTGCCCTCGAGGATGCGGCCGATCGCCGCCTCGTCGGGCACGGCGCCGGCGAACAGGACGTCGTCGTGCTCGCCCTCCGCCGCCCGCACCATCGCGCGCTCGACGATGTCGGCGAGCCGGATGCGCACGGCCGTCGGCACGTCGAGGCGCGCGAGCGCTGCGATCGCGCGCACGAGCAGGGCGTCGCCCGCGACGATCGCCGTGGTCATGCCGATGCGCGCGGCGGTCGCGGCGGGGATGCCGGCGGCGATCGCGGTGTCGGCGGCGGCGCGGGACAGCGACGGCTGGCCCCGGCGCTCGTCGTCGGCGTCGATGACGTCGTCGTGGACGAGCAGCGCCGCGTGCAGCAGCTCGACCACCGCGGCGGTCGCGATCACCGCCTCGCGATCGGCGCCCTCGCCCGCGGCCGCGACGACGAGCCGCGGGCGCAGCAGCTTGCCGCCCGCGACGGCGTGCTGGGCGGCGACCTGCACGGGGTGCTGCCCCGTCGGCGCCGCGAGCAGCGCGATCCGCTGCTCGACCTCGGCGAGCAGCGTCGGGGTGTCGACGGCGGTCACGGCGCACCCACGAGCGCGGGCAGCTGCTCGGCCTGCAGCACGAGCCAGGGGCTGAACGCCCACGGCGTGGCACGGATGCCCGCGAGCAGCTGGTCGGGCTCGACCCACTGCCACTCGGCCACCTCGGTCGGATCCGGGTCGAGCGCGCCGACGACGCGGGCGACGAAGACGGGGCAGACCTCGTTCTCGACGATGCCGCTCGCGTCGACCGCGCGGTAGGCGAAGTCCGGGAGCGCGAGCTCGAGCTGGCCCACCTCGGCGCCGAGCTCGTGCTGCAGCCGGCGGCGCACGGCCGCCTCCATCGACTCGCCGGGCGCGGGGTGGCCGCAGCAGGAGTTCGTCCACACCCCGGGCCACGCGACCTTGGAGAGCGCACGACGGGTGACGAGCATGCGACCGTCGTCGTCGAGCACGTGGCACGAGAACGCGAGGTGGAGCGCGGTCGAGGTCGTGTGCACCGTCGCCTTCGGGGCGGAGCCGATCGGCTCGCGTCGCTCGTCGAGGAGGACGACGAGCTCCTGCTCGAGCGGCTCGATGATCGTCATGACGACACCGTAGCAAATAGTGAGCCTACGCAACTATGAGTCTTTCGTCCTACTATGGGCACATGATGCGCCCAGAGGACATCCCCGCCGAGCAGCGAGCGATGCTCGACCCCCGGCGCCTCGACGCATCCGCCGAGCTCGTGACCGAGCTCGGGATGAGCGACGCCGACGTCGAGGAGGTCATGGACCTCTTCCACGCCCTCCGGCGCTGGCACCAGGCGTCCGAGGCGCACAGCGAGGCCACCCGGCGCTTCATGAAGCTCAACGAGAACGACATGCGGGCGGTCCGCTTCCTCATGGTCGCCCGACGCGAGGGGCGCATCGTCACCTCGACGATGCTCGCCGAGCACCTCGGGATCACCGGGCCCTCGGTGACCAAGCTGCTCGACCGCCTGGAGCACGCCGGGCACATCCGCCGCGAGGCGCATCCGACCGATCGCCGCGCGCTCTCGATCGTCGTGACCGACGAGACGCGGGAGACCGCGACCGCATCGGTCGGCAGGGACCACACGCGCCGCTTCGCGGTGGCCGCGGCGATGTCGAGCGAGGAGCGGCGGGCGGCGACCCGCTTCCTGCGGGAGCTCGCGGCGCTGCCGGTGCTCGACCACAGCGCCCCTCCCGTCGCGCGCTGAGCCGCTAGAAGGGCGGCGGCGCGTCGGAGGCGAAGGCGTCGACGCGGTCGCGACGATCCTCCTCCGCGGCCGTCTCGGCCGGCGCGGCATCGCGCGCCGGTTCCTGGCGCAGGTCGTCGCGCGCGGCGCGCGCCGCGTCGCGCGCGCGCACCTCGTGGATGAAGCGGCGCACGCGCTGGTCGACGATGATGTCGGCGGGCCGCAGCGGCCGGGTCAGGTACAGGCCAGCGAGCGACGTGAGCCGCGACAGCGCCACGTAGGTCTGGCCGGGCGCGAACGCGCGCGTGCCGAGGTCGACGACCGCCCGGTCGAAGGTCTTGCCCTGCGACTTGTGGATCGTGACCGCCCACGCGAGCCGCAGCGGGAACTGCGTGAACTCGGCCACCACGTTGCGCTTGATCTCCTTCGTGGTCGGCGAGTAGGAGTAGCGGTACTGCTCCCAGACGGCCGGCTCGACCTCGTGCTGCTGACCGTCGACCTCGACCCACACGGTGCCGCCGATGTCGACGACCTTGCCGAGCGAGCCGTTGACCCAGCGCCCCTCCGCGTCGTTGCGCAGGAACATCACCTGCGCGCCCAGCTTGATCTGCAGCTCGGCGTCGGCCGGATACTGCCGGCCGCCGAAGTCGCCGGAGATCTCTGCCATCGCCGTCTTGTGCCTGCCGGGGAGGCGCGCGAGCTCGCGCGCGTTGATGCGGTTGACGGTGTCATTGCGGGTCGCGAGCGTGAGCACGTCGTCGCCGGGCGGCGTGCGCGCGCCGGCGTCGTTGAGCAGCTGCGCGATGTCGGCCGTCACCGTGCCGTGCCGCACCGCGTTGAGCGCCTGCTTGAACTCCAGGTCGGTCTGGCGGTGGATGTGCACGAGCTCGACGACCGTGAGGTCGCACTCCTCGCGCCACACGCGCGCGTCGAAGAACCACATCGACTCGTAGTGGTCGGCGAAGTAGGCGCGCTCCTCGGCATCGCCGGGCACCGGGGCGAGCTGGTAGGGATCGCCGAACATCACGACCTGCACGCCGCCGAACGGCACCGACCGCACGCCGCGGGCCTGGCGCAGCGACCGGTCGATCGCATCCATGAGGTCGGCGTTCACCATCGATATCTCGTCGATGACGAGCAGGTCGAGCTTGCCCAGCATGCGCTTGAGCTCGGCGCTCTGCCGCAGCGGCGCGTCGGCGATCACGCCGAGCGGCAGCTTCAGCAGCGAGTGGATCGTCTGGCCGCCGACGTTGAGCGCGGCGACGCCGGTCGGAGCGCACACGATGATCTGCTTCTTCGAGTGCTCGGTGAGGTGCCGCAGCAGCGTCGACTTGCCCGTGCCGGCGCGGCCGGTGATGAACAGGTGGCCGTCGCCGTCCTCGATGGATGCGAAGATCGCCAGCTGCTCCGGGGTGAGCTCGACGGTCATCCCACCATCCTCCCGCATCCGGGCGCGACAGCCGGGAGCGCCGCCGCGCGGCTGTGGGTCGGCCTGTGTGACCGAGTGTGACGACGCATCCGACATCGGCGCGCAGGATGCGAGAGGATGGAGGGGACGGAGAGGGGGAAGACCATGTGCAGACTGCTGGCGCACGTCTCCCCCGCGCCTGCCACCACGAAGGACGTGATCGGCGCTCGCGCCGCCGTCGAGTGGCAGCGGCTCGGCCGACTGCACACCGACGGCTGGGGCACCGCGTGGCTCGACGGCGACGCCGTGCGCCGCTACCGCGACCCCGTGCGCGGCCTCGACAACCCCGACCTCACCGACGCGCTCGGCGACACGCCCTCGCGCGCTCGCCTCACGCACCTGCGGCTCGCGACCGAGGGCTTCGCGAGCCGCGTGCAGAACACGCACCCGTTCCGCGTCGACGAGATCGTGCTCGCGCACAACGGCTCCGTCACGCCCTTCGCCCGGCTGCGCGCGAAGGTGACGGACGAGGAGCTCGCCCGCGTGGGCGGCGAGACCGACACCGCGGTCGTCTTCGCGCTCATCCTGCGCCGGCACGACGCCGGCGAGCCGCTGTTCGACGCCGTCACCGCGACGGTGACCGAGCTGCGGCGCGAGTTCCCGACCTCGGCGCTCAACCTGCTGGTGCTCTCGCCCCGAGAGCTCATCGCGGTGCACGCCAACGAGGGCGCGCCGATCCCCCACGAGCTGTTCGAGGAGTCGGGCCTCGGCGACGACCTGCCGGCCGGCCACGTCGACCACTACTACCAGCTCTCCTGGCGTCGCTCGGAGGACGGCTCGATCGCCGTGACCTCGAGCGGGCTGACGGGCGACGGCTGGAACCGCATGGCGCCGGAGACGGCGGTGCGCGTCGACCTCGCCGAGCTCACCGTCGACCGCCGCGAGCTGCGCCCGGTCGAGGCCGCAGCCTAGGAGCCGCCGATCGCGGCGCTCGAGCACGTCGCGCTCATCCACCGCGGTGCCGTGCTCGTGGATGCGACGGGTGCGCTGCCGGTACTGCCCGACCTGCCTGCCGACCACGACGGCCACGCGCTCGCCGACGTCCTCGCCCTGGTCGGCGCCGACATCCCGCTCGCCCCCACCGCGAAGCTCGCCGACGGCGGCTTCGTGCACCTCGTGGGCATGCGGGGCGGCGCGCCCGAGGGCGCCCTCGTCGCACCCGACGCCCTCGCGGACCCCGCCCACGCCGCCGTGGTGGCGCCCGCGCTCGCCGAGCTCGACCCCCGGCGGTCACCGGTGCTGCGTCCCGACTGGTTCCGCCCGGGTTGGTTCGACCTCGTCGAGGCGTGGATCGACGCCGTGCTCGCGCCGAGCGGGCGGCGACGCACGGGGCCGGTCGAGCCGTTCCGGCTGTGGAGCATCTCGGCCGTCGTGCGCGTGCCGACGGACGGCGGCGAGCTGTGGTGCAAGGCGTCGTGCGACCACTTCCGGCGCGAGGCCAGCATCCACGCCGCGGTCGAGCGCCTGCTGCCCGACCTCGTGCCGCGGCTCGTCGCGATCGAGCGCGACGAGGGCTGGCTGCTCATGGAGCCGATGGACGGCACGGAGCAGGACGAGCAGCCCGCGGGCACCGCGGCGGAGGTCGCGCAGCGGTGGGCGGCCGCGCAGCTCGAGGCGATCGAGCACGTGCCCGCGCTGCTGGCCGCGGGCCTCGAGCACCGGGGCGCCGACGCGACCATCGCCGCCTTCCTGCGCCTCCTCGCCACGAGCGCCGAGCTCGAGCTGCTCACGGATGCCGAGCTGGCCGACGTGCGCGCCGCCGCCGACCGCGCGGTCGCCCTGACGCGCGCGTGCTGGGAGGCCGGCATCCCGGAGACCCTCGCGCACGGCGACCTGCACCTGGGCAACGTCGCGTGGGACGGCCGCGCGCTGCGCATCTTCGACTGGACGGACGGCTGCGTGAGCCATCCGTTCCTGGATGCGACGCACCTCACGCGCTTCGCCGACGACGCCTCGGCGTCGGCCGCGAAGGCGGTCTACGCCGCGGTCTGGCGCGACGCGCTCCCGAGCGTCGACGTCGACCGCGCGCTGCGGCTCGCGCCGCTCGCCGACCTGGTCTTCCAGACCGTCACCTTCGAGGCGATCGCCGCGGCGACGGAGCAGCAGTCCGCGTGGGAGCTCGGCGGCGTCGTGGCGCGCAACCTGCGGCTGCTCCCGGGCCTCGTGGTCGAGGTCGGCTGACCGCGCGAGCGCCTACCTGCGGCCGAAGATCGCGAGGGCGATGCCGCCCAGCACGAGTACGGCGACACCGGCGGCGCCGGCGATCCAGGGCGTCGGGTCCTCGTTGTAGGAGTCCTGCGCCTTGCCCACCACGCGGTCCGCGACCTTCCTGGGGTTGACGCGGTCCTCGATCTCGTTGAGGTGCTGGCGCAGCTCCTCGCGCTTGCGGTCGATCTCGCGCTGGTCGATCTCGCGCTGCTCGGTCATCGCACGTCTCCGTTCGTCCTGGGCGCCGC contains:
- a CDS encoding DUF3618 domain-containing protein, whose product is MTEQREIDQREIDRKREELRQHLNEIEDRVNPRKVADRVVGKAQDSYNEDPTPWIAGAAGVAVLVLGGIALAIFGRR